From Agromyces sp. SYSU T00194, a single genomic window includes:
- a CDS encoding DUF1876 domain-containing protein → MHATKLWDVTVEIDEEEDSTTALASILTPSGREVTGSGKAARNPLDPDVPAIGDELAVARALRDLSERLLHTTERDITNLTGEPAHVHR, encoded by the coding sequence ATGCACGCGACGAAGCTCTGGGACGTCACCGTCGAGATCGACGAAGAAGAAGACAGCACGACCGCACTCGCCAGCATCCTCACCCCATCGGGACGCGAGGTCACCGGCAGCGGCAAGGCCGCGCGGAATCCGCTCGACCCGGACGTGCCCGCGATCGGCGACGAACTCGCGGTCGCCCGCGCGCTGCGCGACCTCTCCGAGCGGCTGCTGCACACGACCGAGCGAGACATCACGAACCTCACGGGCGAGCCGGCGCACGTGCACCGCTGA